CAGAAACACCACTACACTGTGAATCAGAGGATTTTCCCAATTAAATTTTCGAGGAGCCTGAGCATACTCATTCGCCATCTGCATAGCTTTTTCTCAGCAACAATTCAATCTCAGTAACAATCTAATCTCAGCAACACTCCAAACCGTATCCTGAGACAGCCCCGATCAACGATCGATTACCTCAGCAGTCCCGATCGAATCAACCTTCCCAACGAAGCACAGCCAGCTCGTCTTACAATGCTCGACTCCGCTAACCTTAACAGTTCCACCATCATCCAAAGGATGATCCTGCGATCGCAGTTAACCCTGCTTATGCTCCTAGGATCTCATCACTATAGAACTTAGGGCGATCTGCACAGTTGATTTAGTAACGTTTGCGAGCAATGACATACATGATGTCGTAAAGATTGAGGTAAAAATCCAGTTCCGTTAGCCGGAGTTTTTTCAAAAAGTGATACAGCTTAGGTTGCTTCCAGCGAAGTACAAGAATGTTATAAGCAACATTATCGAGACTCCGATAAAAACCACAATGGCGGCTGTAAACCACATCAAAGCCGTAATTATTCAGCATGTGAGCTAGGCTTTTCTGGGAGAAGTAATGAATGTGGGTAGGCGGATGGATCAAGCGCCAATTTTCTTTCCGCATCCGGGCGTTGAAACTGTCGATATCCCCTGTCGTAATCGCAATCAGTGAGCCCTTTTCCATATGCCGACTCAACTTTTCGACGTAGAGATGGGGATTGGGTAAGTGCTCGATCGTGTCCCACATACAGGCGACATCAAAGGTACGATCGCCCAGATCATGACTCAAAAAATCGGCTTGCACCACATCTAGGTTCAGTTCATTCAGGGCATAGCGAATTCCATCTTCGGTAATGTCAATGCCCTGGGCTTTCTCAAACAATGCCTGGGCTTTCTCCAAAAAGAACCCGTAGGCACAGCCAATTTCAAACAGCGTCCGGTGTCGTTCCGGTCGCAAAAATTGCTTTAGGGTTTTGAGGCGCAGGGCAAAATTTTTCTGAGCAATCCGCTTATCTGCCACGTAATCGCTGTATTCTTCCCCAAAAAAGTAGTCTTTCTGGTAAAGCTTGAACAGTTCTTCGCTGGAAATCGACAAATCCGCCGCCACATGACCACAGCTCAGACATCGATCGATCCCGCGATACAGCGGAGTTTTCTCATCGTGGTTACAAACAATACAGTTACTCATGGTTAAAATTAATCTTCTCCGACACAAGGTAGTGAGGTCTACCCTTGACTTCGTCAAAGATAGCGCCAATGTATTCGCCAATAAACCCTAGACAAATCAGCTGAATCCCAGTAGATAGGGCAATCATAATCACCAGGGTTGTCCATCCCGAGGGCAACGAAGCATAAAAAAAGTATTGAACAAACGCAATGACCGCGTAGATCAAACTAAAAAATGCAAATATCGTACCTGCCAAAATTGAAAGCTGCAATGGGCGTTTGCTAAAAGCAACAATTCCGTGCAAACCAAAGCGTACCATTCTCCGCAGAGAATATTTGGTGGTGCCTGCAAAGCGATCGCGAGCCCGAAATCGTACGCCCACACTATTGAACCCAACCCAGCTAAACAGCCCTCGCATAAACTGGTTGCGTTCTCGAATTTGCGTCTGAAAGGTTTCAATTACCGATCGAGACACCAGCCGGAAATCTGCCGCACTTTCTGAAATGGGAATCTCAGAAATCCAATTAATAAACCGATAAAATAATCGCGAGGTCCAGCGCTTAAAGAGACTACTTTGCCTTGCATCTTCCCGCAAAGTGTAAACAATTTCGTAGCCCTGTTCATATTTTTCTAGCATTGCTGGAATGAGTTCCGGCGGGTGTTGCAAATCCCCATCCATCATCACCACCACATCCGCATCACAGTGGTCAATCCCAGCCAGCAAAGACATTTGATGACCAAACCGATTGGATAATGCCAAAACCTGGACAGTGGGATCTTTTTGGGCAATTCGCCTCAGAATGGGGAGGGTTTGATCCGTACAGCGATCGACCACAAAGAGTATCGTTGAGTGATACCCTACCAGCCGAGACAGCACCGCCGAAAGCTCTGTGTAAAAAGCCTCAATGACACTTTCTTCGTTATAAATGGGGCTAATTACCGTTAGAGTTTTCATAGCGCAAAGCAGGGGTTGACCGTTAGGTAGTCTAATACTCGCTGAAGCGTCCCGTCTAGATCCAAGTGGGGCACGCCATGGATAAACCGTTCTAGCTTTTGCGTACAGCCATAATGCACGGGAATATCTAGGGTTTTAAAGCGATCGGGATCGACCTTGACCTCCACCGCCACCCCAGATAGCTGAATCAACCGCTGCAACAAGTCCGCCATCACCACGCCCTGCCCAGAACAAATATTAATCACCTCTCCATAGGCTTGGGGATTTTGCAGCAACTGCCAGTAGATCCGAACCGTGGATTCAACATCAATAAAATCGCGAGAACTGCCCAGATTCCCCACCTCAATTACCGGGGGTTGTTGCCCCAGACCAATTTTCACAACTTGGGTCGCAAAGCTCTGCACCGATAAATGGCGGGGCATCCCAGGGCCAATGATGTTAAAGGGGCGCACCATCACCAGGGGTCTACCCATTCTCGCAGCAGCCATTCCCAAGTGGGTCTGGGCAAGTTTGCTGATGCCATAGTGGTGGTAGGGAGACACCGGAGTGTTTTCATGGATCGGCACCTGTTCAGGCGTAATCACCCCGTATTCCGCCGAGGTTCCCACCAGTAGGGTGGGACAGTTTGCTGCTAGCCCACTCAGGTCTAGGGCATGGAGCAAGGCCGCCGCGTAGGAGACATTCACCCGATAGAACGTGACGGGATCCGCCGCACTGGCGACCCCTGCCAAGTGAAAGCAGTAGTCCGGCTGTACCCGATCGAAAATGCTGGCGAGTTCCTGGGAATGGGTGATGTCAGCGATCGTAAAATGCTGCTGGACAGTCTCGTCGGATGGCTCCGGTGGATGCATCCCCATCGTGTAGACAGTGACGCCCTGAGACTTCAGGTAGGTGGCTAAATGCTTGCCACAGAAACCACCGGCCCCCGTCATCAATACCTTTGTTGTGGCTGGAGTCATAGCTGGAGCCGTCATAGGCCGGATGGAATAAACTCTTCGGGATTTTCGACAAATCGGCTCACTGCTACTTGATAGTCATCGACTCGGCCAATATCCAGCCAATAGCAAGGTTCGCGATAGCAATAAACGGGATGCTGATTCTGAGACAATTGCATCATCAGTTCGGGAATATCCAAATATTCACCGGGCTTGAGATAGGGGAGGATTTTTTGTTTATTTAAAACATTGACCCCCATACTGACATCAAAGTGATAGACTGGCTTTTCTCGATAACAGAGGAGTTGGGATTGCTCGTTAGTCTCAATCACCCCAAAATCAATTTTGACTTCCCGTTGGTAGAGCCCGATCGTGGCAGCAGCCTGGTTTGCTTTGTGATATTGAATCAGGTTGCTAAATCTCATGGTCGTCAGCAGGTCGCCATTCAGGATTAAAAAGTCCTGCTCCAACCGATCGAGCACTAAGGAAATCGGCCCTGCTGTTCCTAAGGGCTTCTCTTCTAGGGAATAGCTAATTTTGAGGCCCAACCGTTCACCATTTTGAAAGAATGCCTCAATCAAGTGACTGAGATAGCCAACTGCCAAAATCACCTCAGTAATGCCTGCTGCTTTCAATTGGCGCAGCAAAATTTCTAAGATTGGGTAATCTCCCACTGGCATCAAGGGCTTAGGCAGCACCGTGGTATAGGGATAGAGCCGAGTACCTTTCCCCCCGGCCAACACTAACGCCTGCATCCTGCACCTCACACGCTATATTGATCGGTTTTGAAGAAGTTTAAATTGGCTTGCACAAAGTCGATCGTCGCTTGCAGACCTTGTTCTAAAGAATATTGTGGTTGCCAGTTCGCAATCTCCGCAGCTTTGGAATTATTACAGATCAAGGTAAAAACTTCACTATTGCTGGGGCGAACCCGCGCTTGATCGGCTTCAATCGGTTTATCAACCCCCATCAAGGACAAAATCGTGTGAGCCAGTTCTCCGATCGTGATGCCTTTGCCGTAGCCCACATTTGTCACTTGACCAATACAGCTTTCCGACTCCGCCACTTTGATAAAGCCGGACACGGTGTCTTTGACAAAGTTTAAGTCGCGCACCGGATCAAGGGAACCAAGTCGAATACTAGGCTGGGTAAAGGCTTGACTGATAATCGTCGGAATCACAGCCCGAGCCGATTGACGGGGCCCGTAGGTATTGAACGGACGAATGGTCGAGACCGGCAGACCGAAGGCTAAATAATAACTTTCTGCCATTTTATCCGCTGCAATTTTGGAGGCGGAGTAGGGCGATTGGCCTTGGAGGGGATGCTGTTCATCGATCGGGGTATAGATCGCCGTCCCGTAGGTTTCGGACGTTGAGGTATGGACAATCCGCTCCAAGTCAAAATGGCGCGCTGCTTCCACCACATTCAGCGTTCCTTCAATGTTGGTCTTTAGATAGCTGCGGGGCGCAACATAGGAATAGGGAATCCCAATCAAAGCGGCCAAGTGAAAGACGATCGCTTTCCCTTTGACCTGGCGCATGACAAAATCACTGTCTTCGATATTCCCAGATACCACTTGGAGCGATTTTTTATAGTCCTGTGGCAAAAACTCCAGATTTCCCCAGTCACTTCGAGAGCTATAGTGAATCATGGCGGTGACTTCAGCCCCTGCTTCAACCAACGCTTCACACAGATGACTGCCAATAAAACCGCCTGCCCCTGTAACTAAAACCTGTTTTCCAGTCCAGCTAAAGTTTTCCATAGTCTCGCAAACGCCGTAAATATCTTGCTTAGGACGATCGACATAATTCGATCGCGCCTTAGAACATTAACTAGAACTTGTATCAGCCTGTTCCCTGACTCAATGTAATCTGAATTGGGTTCCCTTGCTGAGCAAATTCTGATCGTTATCCCTCGCACCCCCAAGACAAATCAACGGTATTCAGCCCCTGTGCTCCAATCCCGACAGGTTGTTTCCAGCCAGTCTTCAGCCGAGGAAACAACGCTTGGAGCAATTTTACGCCTAGAGCAATTTTATGCCTGGAGCAATTTTACGCCTGGAGCAATTTAAGGTCGTACTCCACCATTAATTCAACCAATTGCTTGAAGGAATACTGAGGTTGCCACTGCAAATCGTGGCGGATTTTTTCGATCGAGCCGACCAGTTGAACTGCCTCATCGGGACGATAAAATGTCGGATCCACAGATACAAAGTCCTGCCAGGTCAACCCAACAAAACCAAAAGCACACTCAACTAATTCGCGCACAGAATGGACTTCGCCACTGGCAATAATGTAATCATCCGGCACATCTTGTTGTAGCATCAGCCACATGGCATACACCGCATCTTTGGCATAGCACCAATCCCGCTTGGCATCTAAATTCCCCAGTTTTAACTCCTGGAGCAATCCCAGCTTGGCCATCGCCGCCCCGCGAGTAATCTTGCGAAACACAAATTCCGCCCCCCGACGCGGGGATTCATGGGTGTAGGTGATGCCGCAGCAGGCGTAGAGATTGTATTGTTGGCGGTAATTAATCGTCATCCAGTGGGCGTAAGCTTTAGCCACACCGTAGGGGTTACGGGGACGAAAGGCCGTGCGCTCCGTTTGGGGGGACTCATCCGGTTGCCCAAAGACTTCACTACTGGAGGCTTGATAAAATCGAGCATCGGGTTTGCAGCGACGAATCGACTCCAATAACCGCGACACCCCTAACGCCGTATATTCTGCTGTCAGTGCTGGCTGTGTCCATGACAACGGGACGTAGCTTTGGGAAGCTAAATTATAAATTTCGTCGGGTTGAGCTTCTGTAATGACATCCATTAAGGAGCATTGATCAAGCAAGTCTCCGGACATGATTTTGACCCGATCGGCCAAGTGAGAAATCCGATCAAGATTTCCAGAACTAGATCGCCGCACGAGACCATACACCTCATAGTCTTTTTCCAGCAACAGCTCCGCCAAGTAAGAACCATCCTGTCCCGTCAGTCCTGTGATGAGTGCCTTTTTGGTCATGGGTATTTCCTATGGAGATGGCCACCGCAAAGTCTAGCAAAGTAGCGACCCATGTAGCACAAGCCGCCATCTCCACCAGCGCTCACAATCACAGTTCTGCCCTCCCCCTAAAGATCATCCCGACCCAGCCCTGCACCCGGAGGATGGAATATCTCACTGGATCCCGATTCCCTTGAGAAGCTGTTGGGTACTTTGACACCAATCCAACCATTCTAAGGAACCGGATTGAGGGACTTCTCCACGATCGTAGAGTTGCAACCAGGTTTCTAGGGACAACGCCCACGCCTCCGGAGTCGTCCCCGCCAAGTAAAACGCATGATCACCCACCACCTCACGAAACACTGGAATATCCCGTGCAACGATCGGCAACCCTCGTTGAGCGGCCTCAATCAGGGGCAATCCAAATCCTTCTGCTTCAGAGGCTGCAATGAGGGCCGTACTGGCCCCATAGACTTGCTCAAGGTATTCATCACTAATGCCCTGGAGCCAGAAAAGACACTGATTGAGCTGGGAATGGTGACTTAATTGATGGACCAATGTCTCCACCATCCACCCAGCTTTGCCAACAATGACTAAATTGGCCTGAACACCCCGATCCCACAGTCGTTCAAAGGCAGCCAGCACTTGAGCATGGCCTTTTCGAGGTTCGACCGTCCCTACCATCAAAAAAGTTGGCCTCGTCATCAGATGGGCTAACACCGTGGACGCATCTTCTGGCATCCCTACCGTAGGCACTGAATTTTCCAGATCGGAGCCTAAGTGAAACCATTCAATCTTCAATTCATGCAATCGCTCCGGATGAGTCTTGATGAGCCATTGTCGCAGGTCATCCGCAACCGTTCGAGAAATACAGATTGCTCCATCTGCCTGAACAACCACCCGTAGCCAATTGCGAAACAGGCCTTCTGACTCCTTTGGAAAACAATGGGGCAGCAGCACCGGCAGAAGATCATAGACGACAAAATAGACTGGCACTCCTTGCTGGCGCATCA
The sequence above is drawn from the Alkalinema sp. FACHB-956 genome and encodes:
- a CDS encoding sugar phosphate nucleotidyltransferase; the encoded protein is MQALVLAGGKGTRLYPYTTVLPKPLMPVGDYPILEILLRQLKAAGITEVILAVGYLSHLIEAFFQNGERLGLKISYSLEEKPLGTAGPISLVLDRLEQDFLILNGDLLTTMRFSNLIQYHKANQAAATIGLYQREVKIDFGVIETNEQSQLLCYREKPVYHFDVSMGVNVLNKQKILPYLKPGEYLDIPELMMQLSQNQHPVYCYREPCYWLDIGRVDDYQVAVSRFVENPEEFIPSGL
- a CDS encoding GDP-mannose 4,6-dehydratase, with amino-acid sequence MENFSWTGKQVLVTGAGGFIGSHLCEALVEAGAEVTAMIHYSSRSDWGNLEFLPQDYKKSLQVVSGNIEDSDFVMRQVKGKAIVFHLAALIGIPYSYVAPRSYLKTNIEGTLNVVEAARHFDLERIVHTSTSETYGTAIYTPIDEQHPLQGQSPYSASKIAADKMAESYYLAFGLPVSTIRPFNTYGPRQSARAVIPTIISQAFTQPSIRLGSLDPVRDLNFVKDTVSGFIKVAESESCIGQVTNVGYGKGITIGELAHTILSLMGVDKPIEADQARVRPSNSEVFTLICNNSKAAEIANWQPQYSLEQGLQATIDFVQANLNFFKTDQYSV
- a CDS encoding class I SAM-dependent methyltransferase; translation: MSNCIVCNHDEKTPLYRGIDRCLSCGHVAADLSISSEELFKLYQKDYFFGEEYSDYVADKRIAQKNFALRLKTLKQFLRPERHRTLFEIGCAYGFFLEKAQALFEKAQGIDITEDGIRYALNELNLDVVQADFLSHDLGDRTFDVACMWDTIEHLPNPHLYVEKLSRHMEKGSLIAITTGDIDSFNARMRKENWRLIHPPTHIHYFSQKSLAHMLNNYGFDVVYSRHCGFYRSLDNVAYNILVLRWKQPKLYHFLKKLRLTELDFYLNLYDIMYVIARKRY
- a CDS encoding NAD-dependent epimerase/dehydratase family protein, which gives rise to MTAPAMTPATTKVLMTGAGGFCGKHLATYLKSQGVTVYTMGMHPPEPSDETVQQHFTIADITHSQELASIFDRVQPDYCFHLAGVASAADPVTFYRVNVSYAAALLHALDLSGLAANCPTLLVGTSAEYGVITPEQVPIHENTPVSPYHHYGISKLAQTHLGMAAARMGRPLVMVRPFNIIGPGMPRHLSVQSFATQVVKIGLGQQPPVIEVGNLGSSRDFIDVESTVRIYWQLLQNPQAYGEVINICSGQGVVMADLLQRLIQLSGVAVEVKVDPDRFKTLDIPVHYGCTQKLERFIHGVPHLDLDGTLQRVLDYLTVNPCFAL
- a CDS encoding glycosyltransferase family 2 protein → MKTLTVISPIYNEESVIEAFYTELSAVLSRLVGYHSTILFVVDRCTDQTLPILRRIAQKDPTVQVLALSNRFGHQMSLLAGIDHCDADVVVMMDGDLQHPPELIPAMLEKYEQGYEIVYTLREDARQSSLFKRWTSRLFYRFINWISEIPISESAADFRLVSRSVIETFQTQIRERNQFMRGLFSWVGFNSVGVRFRARDRFAGTTKYSLRRMVRFGLHGIVAFSKRPLQLSILAGTIFAFFSLIYAVIAFVQYFFYASLPSGWTTLVIMIALSTGIQLICLGFIGEYIGAIFDEVKGRPHYLVSEKINFNHE
- a CDS encoding GDP-mannose 4,6-dehydratase, with protein sequence MTKKALITGLTGQDGSYLAELLLEKDYEVYGLVRRSSSGNLDRISHLADRVKIMSGDLLDQCSLMDVITEAQPDEIYNLASQSYVPLSWTQPALTAEYTALGVSRLLESIRRCKPDARFYQASSSEVFGQPDESPQTERTAFRPRNPYGVAKAYAHWMTINYRQQYNLYACCGITYTHESPRRGAEFVFRKITRGAAMAKLGLLQELKLGNLDAKRDWCYAKDAVYAMWLMLQQDVPDDYIIASGEVHSVRELVECAFGFVGLTWQDFVSVDPTFYRPDEAVQLVGSIEKIRHDLQWQPQYSFKQLVELMVEYDLKLLQA